In the genome of Carnobacterium pleistocenium FTR1, one region contains:
- a CDS encoding DUF3307 domain-containing protein, with translation MNQVVWIVLFIGHILGDFYFQSSALAREKEVSGKKLVLHCFIYLITMVGVIIPIFSWPLLKVVIGISVLHLMIDGLKFLLTNRFFIRNEKDTAIFLVDQGLHILVLLAAVVYITVSYIEIEYMPGLETLSSSLDLDMKNILSWILILLVMIRPCSVTIKKVLNHYRPTNENQVDEGIPSAGALIGVFERFFILLMLYANQFTAIGFVLTAKSIARYNKISENPQFAEYYLLGTLLSTLLILVSYFFIF, from the coding sequence TTGAATCAAGTCGTATGGATAGTATTATTTATCGGACATATCTTGGGAGATTTTTATTTCCAATCGTCTGCGTTAGCGAGAGAAAAGGAAGTATCTGGTAAGAAATTAGTGCTCCATTGTTTTATCTATTTGATCACTATGGTAGGTGTGATTATTCCTATTTTTAGTTGGCCTTTATTGAAAGTGGTCATAGGGATTTCAGTGCTGCATCTCATGATAGATGGTCTGAAATTTTTGCTTACGAATCGCTTTTTCATTCGTAATGAGAAAGATACGGCTATCTTTCTAGTAGACCAAGGGTTACACATCCTTGTATTACTTGCGGCAGTTGTCTATATCACAGTATCTTATATAGAGATTGAATATATGCCAGGATTAGAGACCTTGTCGAGCAGTTTAGATTTGGATATGAAAAATATTTTGTCATGGATACTGATTCTATTGGTGATGATCCGGCCATGTAGTGTAACGATAAAAAAAGTATTGAATCACTATCGACCAACCAATGAAAATCAAGTAGATGAGGGTATCCCAAGTGCGGGGGCGTTGATTGGTGTTTTTGAACGTTTCTTTATTTTGCTGATGCTGTATGCTAATCAATTTACTGCTATTGGATTTGTTCTGACAGCGAAGTCTATTGCTCGGTACAATAAAATTTCAGAAAATCCTCAGTTTGCAGAATACTATTTATTAGGAACCTTATTGAGCACTTTGTTGATTCTAGTCAGTTACTTCTTTATTTTCTGA